A single Methanospirillum lacunae DNA region contains:
- a CDS encoding ABC transporter ATP-binding protein, producing the protein MPGIIEAVDLRKEYGSLTAVDGISFSVKKGELFGFLGPNGAGKTTTMKICECVSPRTAGSLHIFSMDPDLAGREIRSRLGVVPQETNLDNELTVAENLQIYASFFNISPVEARIRTEDLLDFFELTAKRDTLIEQLSGGMKRRLLLARAMINHPEILILDEPTIGLDPQARHHIWERLQQIRSQGNTIVITTHYLDEAERLCDRLVIMDHGKILVEGSPRDLIDTHIGMDIVEVEHTPEVVNCLNSLGIIFESVSETIQIRTKTPRQVADQILSECQGVRVVTRPASLEDVFLMLTGRRLRE; encoded by the coding sequence ATGCCTGGAATAATTGAAGCCGTGGATCTCAGGAAAGAATATGGGTCCCTTACTGCAGTTGACGGTATCAGTTTTTCGGTAAAAAAAGGAGAACTATTTGGATTCCTAGGTCCAAACGGGGCCGGAAAAACCACAACTATGAAGATTTGCGAGTGTGTCTCTCCCAGAACTGCAGGTTCTCTGCATATCTTCTCCATGGATCCTGATCTTGCGGGAAGGGAGATTCGTAGCCGCCTTGGTGTAGTTCCTCAGGAAACCAACCTCGACAATGAGTTGACTGTTGCAGAAAATCTGCAAATTTATGCGTCATTTTTTAATATCTCACCTGTTGAGGCCCGTATAAGAACCGAAGACCTTCTGGATTTTTTCGAACTTACAGCCAAGCGAGACACACTCATTGAACAACTATCAGGGGGTATGAAACGGCGACTGCTTTTGGCACGTGCCATGATCAATCATCCTGAGATCCTGATTCTTGACGAACCAACGATTGGACTGGATCCCCAGGCACGTCACCACATCTGGGAACGCTTGCAGCAGATCCGTTCTCAGGGAAACACGATAGTTATTACAACCCATTATCTGGATGAAGCTGAAAGGCTCTGTGACCGGCTGGTGATTATGGATCACGGGAAGATCCTGGTTGAAGGTTCGCCAAGAGATCTGATTGATACTCATATTGGGATGGATATCGTGGAGGTTGAACATACACCTGAAGTAGTCAACTGCCTGAACTCGCTTGGAATTATCTTCGAGTCCGTTAGTGAAACAATTCAAATCAGGACTAAAACCCCTCGACAGGTTGCAGATCAGATCCTTTCAGAGTGCCAGGGCGTCAGGGTTGTTACAAGACCGGCAAGTCTTGAGGATGTATTTTTAATGCTTACTGGAAGGAGGCTTCGTGAATGA
- a CDS encoding M13 family metallopeptidase — MKKFWMIQFIILGFCLFQTGSANLTPPSDTFILNTSIEPGDDLFNYVNTAWIKEHPLPTNKSSYTTFTEVNDKTEDQLHILFDNEASNYTSGKETLIGKFYSSGMDTETINNQSITPIAGEIALINSISTKHDLFNVSSHLIEYGIDPFFSYYADQDPTNSTWMIPQVEQGGIGLPERDYYFRNDSETVSIQEAYKNHIKNVFLLLNYSESDAKEYAGTIYNIEKEMASSHYTTVENRDPINTTHIIPWSDLQSEYPNIEWETLAAINGSGYSDKINLHQRTVIEKFDQMVDSVSLEDWKIFLLYKLVDSLSPYLSEPFEEENFDFYSHILNGIESQEPRWKRVLTVVNSAIQDEVGKKYVEMYFNAEEREKARKISHSIRETLRERIVNLTWMSDSTKQAAIEKLDAIEEKIGYPNVWLNYSNLSLSDSYVLNVLNAGKFSKIHGPNGLDKIGKPVDRTAWLMSPQTVNAYYNPTLNEIVFPAAILQPPFFDPDADDSINYGGIGAVIGHEMTHGFDDQGRLFDKDGNLRDWWNADDSAKFQKQANIIVDQYNHFEVIPGVFVNGNLTLGENIADFGGLTLAFHAWEKNGKDVSKMSGTDNITPEQKVFFSFVRIWSGVARDEYLRSDSYTNPHPWVKFRANGPSFNIPEFYEAFPSIRPDNSLYRTPEQRPVIW; from the coding sequence ATGAAAAAATTCTGGATGATTCAATTTATTATTCTCGGATTCTGTTTATTCCAGACAGGAAGTGCTAACTTGACACCACCATCAGATACATTTATTCTAAATACCAGTATCGAACCCGGTGATGACCTTTTCAATTACGTAAATACTGCATGGATAAAAGAACATCCACTCCCAACAAACAAGAGTTCGTACACAACTTTCACAGAGGTGAATGATAAAACAGAAGATCAGTTGCATATTCTTTTTGATAATGAAGCATCGAACTACACATCTGGAAAAGAAACCCTGATTGGAAAATTTTATTCAAGCGGTATGGACACTGAAACCATAAATAACCAGTCCATCACCCCGATTGCTGGAGAAATTGCTTTAATTAATTCAATTTCCACAAAGCATGATCTCTTCAATGTCTCTTCACATCTAATAGAGTATGGTATTGATCCATTCTTTTCATATTATGCTGACCAGGATCCAACCAACTCTACCTGGATGATACCACAGGTAGAACAGGGTGGGATTGGGCTACCTGAACGGGATTACTACTTCAGAAATGATTCAGAGACGGTTTCTATTCAGGAAGCATATAAGAATCATATAAAAAATGTCTTCCTTCTTCTCAATTATTCTGAATCAGATGCCAAAGAGTATGCCGGGACAATATATAATATTGAAAAGGAGATGGCCTCATCTCATTATACAACCGTTGAAAACAGGGATCCTATTAATACTACCCACATTATTCCATGGTCTGACCTTCAGTCAGAGTACCCGAATATCGAATGGGAGACTCTTGCGGCCATCAATGGTTCTGGATATTCTGATAAGATAAACCTACACCAACGTACTGTAATAGAGAAATTTGATCAGATGGTTGATTCAGTTTCTCTCGAAGATTGGAAGATTTTTTTACTTTACAAACTTGTTGATTCGTTATCACCCTATCTTTCAGAACCGTTTGAGGAAGAGAACTTTGATTTTTACAGCCATATCTTGAATGGTATCGAATCTCAAGAACCTAGATGGAAACGTGTCCTCACAGTTGTAAATTCTGCAATTCAGGATGAGGTAGGAAAAAAATATGTTGAGATGTATTTTAACGCGGAGGAGCGTGAAAAAGCACGAAAAATATCCCATTCCATCCGGGAAACGCTTAGAGAGAGGATCGTCAACCTGACCTGGATGAGTGATTCGACAAAGCAGGCTGCAATAGAGAAACTGGATGCCATAGAGGAAAAGATAGGATATCCGAATGTATGGCTCAATTATTCTAACTTAAGCCTATCAGATTCGTATGTTTTGAATGTACTAAATGCTGGAAAGTTTTCAAAAATACATGGGCCAAACGGATTGGATAAGATTGGTAAACCAGTTGACAGAACTGCATGGCTGATGTCACCTCAGACAGTGAATGCATATTACAATCCAACTCTCAATGAGATCGTATTTCCGGCTGCAATATTACAACCACCTTTCTTTGACCCTGATGCTGATGATTCAATAAATTATGGAGGAATCGGAGCTGTTATTGGTCATGAGATGACACATGGCTTTGATGACCAGGGTCGCCTTTTTGATAAAGATGGAAACCTTCGTGACTGGTGGAATGCAGATGATTCAGCAAAATTCCAAAAGCAGGCAAATATCATAGTTGATCAATATAATCACTTCGAAGTGATTCCCGGGGTATTTGTGAATGGAAATCTCACACTTGGTGAAAATATTGCTGATTTCGGAGGTTTGACCCTGGCTTTTCATGCCTGGGAAAAGAACGGAAAGGATGTATCAAAGATGTCAGGTACTGACAATATTACTCCGGAACAAAAGGTCTTTTTCTCTTTTGTCCGGATCTGGAGTGGAGTTGCCAGAGATGAGTACCTCAGAAGTGATTCATATACTAACCCTCATCCATGGGTGAAGTTTAGAGCAAATGGCCCATCATTTAATATTCCTGAGTTTTACGAAGCATTTCCATCAATCAGGCCTGACAATAGCCTCTATCGGACGCCAGAGCAGCGACCGGTCATATGGTAA
- a CDS encoding ABC transporter permease produces the protein MTRTNYNLVMFLRNSYHVWFRNLLVFRKNIRVNFLPPFVEPLLYLGAIGFGIGTYVGEVDGISFVRFIAPAILAASVMNASFFECAYGTYVRMYYGKAFEAMMATPIRLREIVIGEIFWGATRGLISAAAILLILSLLGLADLPQSLVILPLAFLAGFLFSAIAACFSAVTPSIDTLSYPSLLYIAPMFLFSGTFFPLSLLPEPLQIFAFVALPLTHVVTLTRGIMVGGAMPFWPVNIAWIIAGIVVATCIAVRLFDRRLII, from the coding sequence ATGACCCGGACCAATTATAACCTGGTAATGTTTCTTCGCAATTCATATCATGTGTGGTTCCGAAATCTACTGGTCTTTCGGAAGAATATCAGAGTAAACTTCCTCCCACCTTTTGTTGAACCTCTTCTTTACCTGGGGGCTATTGGATTTGGTATCGGTACTTATGTAGGAGAGGTTGATGGGATCTCGTTTGTCCGCTTTATTGCTCCCGCAATCCTTGCAGCTTCTGTTATGAATGCCTCATTTTTCGAATGTGCATACGGAACCTATGTCAGGATGTATTATGGGAAGGCTTTTGAAGCAATGATGGCTACTCCGATACGTTTGCGGGAGATTGTTATTGGTGAGATCTTTTGGGGAGCAACCCGGGGACTCATATCAGCTGCCGCTATTCTTTTGATCTTATCTCTTCTGGGTCTTGCTGATCTTCCCCAGAGTTTGGTTATCCTTCCTCTTGCTTTTTTGGCAGGATTCCTTTTCTCAGCGATTGCAGCATGTTTCTCAGCAGTTACACCTTCTATTGATACTTTAAGTTATCCATCGCTTCTCTATATTGCCCCGATGTTTCTTTTTAGCGGAACATTCTTTCCACTCAGTCTTCTTCCAGAGCCATTGCAGATTTTTGCATTTGTTGCTCTTCCGCTAACACATGTTGTCACTCTTACCCGGGGAATCATGGTTGGCGGAGCTATGCCGTTCTGGCCTGTCAATATTGCATGGATCATCGCAGGAATTGTGGTTGCCACATGTATTGCAGTCAGGCTTTTTGACCGCAGGTTAATCATTTAA
- a CDS encoding P-loop domain-containing protein — MTSTWNSYLSEILHHTRTPDFAADTHARPITDAYIVPSPDKQDLHFALPVVIKTGIFDEISLPLSGSIGGIQAVIEYCKQKAQSSHDLGALYGVDTGNQSRYQVNLEPCTIISSSSSIATSLWHPDDQNYFKDQKIHLILQGAFPYREPSSSRVPEIVDRLVSYAQAITDTVNATPRGKIKRTWEVVIDQQTLQDRLGELGLISFIGDGTRPAREYTRYRCWERVAGPKRGVHIPFICPRELNPVEVYLPGSNKTITGLGIRRGELFAITGSNAQGKSSLLQAIYCGQDIHAHGDGREHLVTLPGGVSVDSTNIELKGVDLTPFFGSLPPGMDGTPYCASGHGSGSASMAFRIKEAIKKRSPYIIIDEDRSAQNLLNPCYMSMDSQVNSLASLISKDRKWLDDSSLIIAGSGMELMIAGADRIIRLCNHAPVAVSRDEWRTGLKQYYQELIEMV; from the coding sequence ATGACATCTACCTGGAATTCATATCTCTCTGAAATACTGCACCATACCAGAACCCCTGATTTTGCAGCTGATACACATGCAAGGCCTATTACAGATGCTTATATTGTTCCCTCTCCTGATAAGCAGGATCTCCATTTTGCACTTCCGGTGGTCATTAAAACCGGAATATTTGATGAGATATCTCTCCCCCTCTCAGGTTCAATTGGAGGAATCCAGGCAGTCATTGAATACTGTAAACAGAAAGCACAATCTTCCCATGATCTTGGTGCTTTGTATGGGGTTGACACCGGGAACCAATCACGATATCAGGTTAATCTTGAGCCCTGCACTATTATTTCGTCTTCATCTTCAATCGCAACAAGTTTGTGGCATCCGGATGATCAGAATTATTTCAAAGATCAGAAGATACACCTGATTCTTCAGGGTGCATTCCCATATCGAGAACCTTCCTCATCACGAGTTCCAGAAATTGTGGATCGGCTTGTATCATATGCACAGGCTATAACGGATACTGTGAATGCAACTCCACGTGGAAAGATTAAGCGTACATGGGAGGTGGTCATCGATCAACAAACTCTTCAGGACAGACTTGGAGAACTCGGGCTGATATCATTTATCGGGGATGGTACAAGACCTGCAAGGGAATACACCCGTTATCGATGCTGGGAACGTGTTGCAGGGCCCAAGCGTGGTGTTCACATTCCTTTTATTTGTCCACGTGAATTGAATCCAGTCGAGGTTTATCTTCCCGGTTCCAACAAGACCATCACCGGACTTGGTATCAGAAGGGGCGAACTGTTTGCAATTACCGGATCAAATGCCCAGGGAAAATCATCACTCCTTCAGGCGATTTATTGCGGACAAGATATTCATGCTCATGGAGATGGAAGAGAACATTTGGTCACTCTCCCCGGTGGTGTTTCAGTTGATTCTACCAACATCGAATTGAAAGGAGTTGATCTTACGCCCTTCTTTGGCAGTCTTCCACCTGGCATGGATGGTACTCCGTATTGTGCCTCAGGTCATGGTAGTGGTTCAGCATCCATGGCGTTCAGAATAAAGGAAGCAATTAAAAAGAGATCTCCGTATATCATCATCGATGAAGATCGGTCTGCACAGAATCTGCTCAATCCATGCTATATGAGCATGGATTCCCAGGTTAATTCACTGGCATCCTTAATAAGCAAAGATCGTAAATGGCTGGATGACTCAAGCCTGATAATCGCTGGCTCCGGAATGGAACTGATGATTGCGGGTGCAGACCGGATAATCAGACTCTGTAACCATGCTCCGGTTGCTGTCTCACGTGATGAATGGCGGACTGGATTAAAACAGTATTATCAGGAATTAATCGAGATGGTGTGA
- a CDS encoding cupin domain-containing protein, with product MEFNSETLNESGKQCRARDELRAKVLNLKDLVGYQDGSVSSRMIVSTRTGSVTLFSFDENEGLSEHTAPFDAVVTILEGECEVWIQGETHQMKEGNTIIFPANVPHALSAVTRFKMSLTMIRDTEHD from the coding sequence ATGGAATTCAACTCAGAAACCCTGAATGAATCCGGCAAACAGTGTCGGGCACGTGATGAACTTCGTGCAAAGGTTCTCAACCTGAAAGACCTGGTGGGATATCAGGATGGTTCGGTATCCAGCAGAATGATTGTAAGTACCAGGACAGGTTCAGTAACCCTCTTTTCGTTTGATGAGAATGAAGGATTATCAGAACATACTGCTCCGTTTGATGCTGTTGTAACCATTCTTGAAGGTGAATGTGAAGTCTGGATCCAGGGAGAAACACATCAGATGAAAGAAGGTAATACAATCATATTTCCTGCAAATGTACCACATGCATTGAGTGCTGTGACCCGGTTCAAAATGTCACTGACCATGATACGGGATACCGAACATGACTGA
- a CDS encoding aldolase — MTDDKDGVYCKVCGGIIPQNTTIGSIEIDGKATGINQLDFILNEVAAHQIHNENEIKQELITRAKILNYIPTKITEKYAVALFNEYKKRYQ; from the coding sequence ATGACTGATGATAAAGATGGGGTCTACTGTAAAGTCTGTGGAGGAATTATACCACAGAACACAACAATTGGATCAATAGAAATTGATGGCAAGGCCACGGGCATAAACCAACTTGATTTTATCCTGAATGAAGTTGCAGCCCACCAGATCCACAATGAGAATGAAATCAAACAGGAACTCATTACCCGTGCGAAAATTCTCAACTATATTCCTACGAAGATTACTGAAAAGTATGCAGTGGCCCTGTTCAACGAATATAAAAAGCGGTATCAGTGA